A window of the Salvelinus alpinus chromosome 3, SLU_Salpinus.1, whole genome shotgun sequence genome harbors these coding sequences:
- the LOC139570676 gene encoding DENN domain-containing protein 10, translating into MASPETQLMLSIGLIEKDVNADTLWVWCYPSVSAELREVLLSKCCLTQDSQVLNTFVFGQFCRTWYYISTVEVQEPTALKKVTHFSLVVTAKDFNPEKYAAFSRVLCRMYIKHGSPVKMMEGYIAVLTKGICQSDENGSFLIKDYDVRKAYLAGSVKDVVSQFGMETIILYTALMLKKRIVVHHPRIEALLEFTRALPALTWHRKDWSILHPYVHLTDSELENLRTCTGYVAGFVDPQVSNRSDLFDVYVNLPDTEITVSQSAKEAMAMGKLHKDIGLVIVQSAEDADRTDGQVIKDISIKTREILANLASLAEDCENSKITLETIKQRHFPPATENFLFHLAAAEQLLKI; encoded by the exons ATGGCGTCACCAGAAACTCAGCTCATGCTAAGCATTGGATTAATTG AGAAAGATGTGAATGCAGACACCTTGTGGGTGTGGTGCTATCCCTCAGTCAGTGCTGAGCTCCGGGAGGTCCTGCTCAGTAAGTGCTGTCTCACACAGGACAGCCAGGTCCTGAACACCTTTGTGTTCGGCCAGTTCTGCCGTACCTGGTACTACATATCCACTGTAGAGGTACAGGAACCCACCGCCCTAAAGAAG GTCACACATTTTTCATTAGTTGTCACAGCAAAGGACTTCAACCCTGAGAAGTATGCAGCATTCAGTCGAGTACTATGCAG GATGTACATCAAACATGGGAGCCCAGTGAAAATGATGGAGGGTTACATTGCAGTCCTCACCAAAGGCATCTGCCAGAGTGATGAGAATGGCTCCTTTCTCATCAAGGACTACGATGTCAGGAAGGCGTACTTAGCAGGCTCAGTGAAAG ATGTGGTGTCCCAGTTTGGGATGGAGACCATCATCCTATACACAGCACTTATGCTAAAGAAGAGGATTGTGGTCCATCACCCTCGGATTGAAGCACTGTTGGAGTTCACAAG GGCTCTTCCAGCTCTGACATGGCACAGGAAAGACTGGTCCATTCTGCACCCTTATGTCCACCTGACTGACAGTGAGCTTGAGAATCTCAGGACATGCACTG GATATGTCGCAGGATTTGTTGACCCACAAGTGAGCAACAGATCTGACTTGTTTgatgtgtatgtaaacctcccaGATACTGAGATTACCGTATCCCAGAGTGCCAAAG AGGCCATGGCTATGGGGAAGTTGCACAAAGACATTGGCCTCGTCATTGTCCAGTCTGCAGAGGATGCTGATAGAACAGATGGGCAGGTTATCAAG GACATTTCCATAAAGACGAGGGAGATCCTTGCTAACCTGGCGTCCTTAGCTGAGGACTGTGAGAACTCTAAAATCACCCTGGAGACCATAAAGCAGCGTCACTTCCCGCCTGCTACCGAGAACTTCTTGTTCCACTTGGCAGCTGCAGAGCAGCTCCTCAAGATATGA